A window of Campylobacter pinnipediorum subsp. pinnipediorum contains these coding sequences:
- a CDS encoding DUF4910 domain-containing protein translates to MYELIKKLFPISRSITGKGVVESLEIINKELNNELKLYKIKSGTKVFDWVVPDEWNINEAYIITPDGKKICDFKENNLHVLNYSQPINKYISLNELQQNLYSLPEIEEAIPYVTSYYKKRWGFCISQKERNQLKPGIYKVFVDSQYNKNGSLVYAEYVLNSKNKSIKDEILISTYICHPSLANDSISGVVVAVELLKWIKKLNNIKGLSYNYRFVFVPETIGSIVYINQNLSNLKNNTKAGFVLTCMGDNMNYSLIHSPDKETMADKVAFHVLKDKNNFKEFDFNEAGSDERQYCSPLVDLPVCGICRTKYGNFKQYHTSLDNLDFVSENALKNSLEAMKEIVETIEINKKYITTTFCEPHLGKYGLYPTLNSNTENKNEYIYKKFLSFCNGKNDCIDIADRIGVKAYKIREIIEQLKQNNLIREVC, encoded by the coding sequence ATGTATGAATTAATCAAAAAATTATTTCCAATATCACGTTCAATTACAGGTAAAGGTGTAGTTGAAAGCTTGGAAATAATAAACAAAGAACTTAATAATGAATTAAAATTGTATAAAATTAAAAGTGGAACCAAAGTTTTTGACTGGGTTGTGCCAGATGAATGGAATATAAACGAAGCATATATAATAACTCCAGATGGAAAAAAAATATGTGATTTTAAGGAGAATAATTTGCATGTTTTAAATTATTCTCAGCCTATAAATAAATATATTTCTTTAAATGAACTACAACAAAACCTATACTCCTTACCAGAAATAGAAGAAGCTATACCTTATGTAACAAGTTATTATAAAAAAAGATGGGGTTTTTGTATATCTCAAAAAGAAAGAAATCAATTAAAGCCAGGCATTTATAAAGTTTTTGTGGATTCTCAATACAATAAAAATGGTTCTTTGGTATACGCAGAATACGTTTTAAATAGCAAAAATAAATCAATAAAAGATGAAATATTGATTTCTACATATATTTGTCATCCATCATTGGCTAATGATTCTATAAGTGGTGTTGTAGTTGCTGTTGAGTTGTTAAAGTGGATAAAAAAACTAAATAATATTAAAGGATTATCTTATAATTATAGATTTGTCTTTGTTCCAGAAACTATAGGTTCTATAGTATATATAAATCAAAATTTATCTAATTTAAAAAATAATACAAAGGCTGGTTTTGTTTTAACTTGTATGGGAGATAATATGAATTATTCATTAATACACTCTCCAGATAAAGAGACTATGGCTGATAAGGTAGCTTTTCATGTATTAAAAGACAAAAATAATTTTAAAGAATTTGATTTCAATGAAGCTGGAAGCGATGAAAGACAATATTGCAGTCCTCTTGTTGATTTACCAGTTTGTGGGATATGTAGAACAAAATACGGAAATTTTAAACAATATCATACTTCACTTGATAATTTGGATTTTGTAAGCGAAAATGCTTTAAAAAATAGCCTAGAAGCTATGAAAGAAATTGTTGAAACCATTGAAATAAATAAAAAATATATAACGACTACTTTTTGTGAACCACATCTTGGCAAATATGGGTTATACCCTACCTTAAATTCTAATACAGAAAATAAGAATGAATACATATATAAAAAATTTTTATCATTTTGTAATGGCAAAAATGATTGCATTGATATTGCTGATAGGATAGGAGTTAAAGCATATAAAATAAGAGAAATTATAGAACAACTAAAACAAAATAATCTTATAAGGGAAGTATGTTGA
- a CDS encoding AMP-binding protein: MLKEVNIYNFLENSLPNFKDKILFFDKDKYITYAEFDLLTSKIASKILSFNLKKMPILILLPKGIDCIGSMFATARSGNFYCVLDIKNPEDRIKKIVKTLKPKLLITSKKFDFNFLDIETIYCEDFDSFLINDKMLKIAENEVIDTDLLYVLFTSGTTGEPKGVCIPHKNAIEYIEWVCSTFEFNEKDVISNSANLYADKSIFDIFSGIKVGATIHLLDSFMSIFPDTLLSYWKQHGITTINLVPSVFSIISNSGALYKYDLPDLKKIFSGGEIIQTKQFNAWINKFPNAKFVNLYGPTEITSNCAYFVINRKFNDDDIIPIGKARRNFDILLLNADGKIINNQDIGKKGEICVRGSSISYGYYANQCETNKRFIQNPYNKLYEEKIYKTGDIGFYNKNMELVCIGRLDNQIKIAGHRIELEEIENTCLSIEGINSAACIFKEKLICFYISSMNEMKIKQLLSNKLINYMMPDKFIKLKTMPLNANGKIDRKGLVKIYESFKKDF, translated from the coding sequence ATGTTGAAAGAAGTTAATATATATAATTTCTTAGAAAATTCATTACCTAATTTCAAAGATAAAATACTTTTTTTTGACAAAGATAAATATATAACTTATGCTGAATTTGATCTATTAACCTCAAAAATAGCAAGCAAAATTTTAAGCTTTAACCTTAAAAAGATGCCTATATTGATCTTATTGCCAAAAGGAATAGATTGTATAGGAAGTATGTTTGCAACAGCAAGAAGTGGCAATTTTTATTGTGTATTAGATATTAAAAATCCAGAAGATCGTATAAAAAAAATAGTTAAAACATTAAAACCGAAACTATTAATAACAAGTAAAAAGTTTGATTTTAATTTTTTGGATATAGAAACAATTTATTGTGAAGATTTTGATAGTTTTTTAATAAATGACAAAATGCTTAAAATTGCAGAAAATGAAGTGATAGATACGGATTTATTATATGTTTTATTTACATCAGGTACGACAGGGGAGCCAAAAGGAGTCTGTATACCTCACAAAAATGCAATAGAGTATATAGAGTGGGTGTGTAGCACTTTTGAGTTTAATGAAAAAGATGTTATTTCTAATAGTGCTAACTTATATGCAGACAAATCTATATTTGATATATTTTCAGGTATTAAGGTTGGAGCTACTATACATTTATTGGATTCTTTTATGTCTATTTTTCCAGATACTTTGTTATCATATTGGAAACAGCATGGTATCACAACAATAAACCTAGTTCCTTCGGTATTTTCTATAATATCTAATTCAGGAGCATTGTATAAATATGATTTGCCAGATCTGAAGAAGATATTTTCCGGAGGTGAGATAATTCAAACAAAACAATTTAATGCATGGATTAACAAATTTCCAAATGCTAAGTTTGTAAATTTGTATGGACCAACAGAAATCACAAGTAATTGTGCTTACTTTGTAATAAATAGGAAATTTAACGATGATGATATTATTCCTATAGGTAAAGCAAGAAGAAATTTTGATATTTTATTGCTAAATGCTGATGGTAAAATAATAAACAATCAAGATATTGGCAAAAAAGGAGAAATATGTGTTAGAGGAAGCTCGATTTCATATGGATACTATGCCAATCAATGCGAAACAAATAAGCGTTTTATACAAAATCCATATAATAAATTATATGAAGAAAAAATTTATAAAACAGGAGATATTGGATTTTATAATAAAAATATGGAGCTTGTATGCATTGGAAGACTTGACAATCAAATTAAAATCGCAGGTCATAGAATAGAATTAGAAGAAATAGAAAATACATGTTTATCTATAGAAGGTATTAATTCTGCTGCTTGTATTTTTAAAGAAAAGCTAATTTGTTTTTATATATCAAGTATGAATGAGATGAAAATCAAACAACTACTATCAAATAAGCTTATAAATTATATGATGCCTGATAAATTTATAAAATTAAAAACAATGCCATTAAATGCCAATGGTAAGATAGACAGAAAAGGATTGGTGAAAATATATGAATCATTTAAAAAGGATTTTTGA
- a CDS encoding pyridoxamine 5'-phosphate oxidase family protein, whose product MIDKKIINFLNSQHLCSISVVLKDSTPHSFSAFYAFDEKTNTIIIASNDDTSHIQALNFHDIVSGTMAKNTLVVAKIQGIQFKGKMSFTNDKNDIYFKNFQYAKILNPKLWQIKLSWIKYTDNTLGFGKKIIWQDEN is encoded by the coding sequence ATGATAGACAAAAAAATAATCAATTTTTTAAACTCACAACATCTATGTAGTATTAGTGTAGTTTTAAAAGATAGCACCCCACACTCATTTTCTGCATTTTATGCATTTGATGAAAAAACAAACACTATAATCATAGCCAGCAATGATGACACATCTCATATACAAGCATTAAATTTTCACGATATAGTATCTGGAACAATGGCAAAAAACACACTTGTTGTAGCAAAAATACAAGGGATTCAGTTTAAGGGAAAGATGAGTTTTACTAACGATAAAAATGATATATACTTTAAAAATTTTCAATATGCAAAAATACTAAATCCAAAGCTATGGCAGATAAAACTATCTTGGATAAAATATACAGACAATACACTTGGTTTTGGGAAAAAAATTATCTGGCAAGATGAAAATTAA
- a CDS encoding Fic family protein, whose protein sequence is MSGKKEFIPNKLPIKINMSDNLYKALNTASRSLGELNGFIKTIPNQNILINSLVLQEAKDSSEIENIITTHDDIFIAQINDDKIAKNTKEVINYEKALKLGFELIQKNKLLLNRHILSIQKILQSNNAGFRTQSGTTLKNPTTGEIKHIPPQHIDNINELMDNLQNYINDELDDLDPLIRIAIIHYQFETIHPFYDGNGRTGRIINVLYLTKMGLLDLPILYLSAYIIQNKTKYYELLENVSKNNDWEDWILYILVGINKTSIATIKLIKDIESSIKNFTSILKEEAPKIYSKDFVELLFSFAYTKIQSVEEKLNISRQTASKYLKTCEELGLLRCIKLNNMSYYVNLSLFEILKKGIVC, encoded by the coding sequence ATGAGTGGTAAAAAAGAATTTATACCAAATAAGTTACCCATTAAGATAAATATGTCAGATAATTTATACAAGGCATTAAATACTGCTTCAAGAAGCTTAGGAGAACTAAACGGTTTTATAAAGACTATACCAAATCAAAATATACTTATAAACTCACTTGTATTACAAGAAGCAAAAGATTCAAGTGAGATAGAAAACATAATAACAACTCACGATGATATATTTATAGCTCAAATAAATGATGATAAAATAGCCAAAAATACAAAAGAGGTAATAAACTATGAAAAGGCATTAAAATTAGGTTTTGAGTTAATACAAAAAAACAAGTTACTATTAAATCGCCATATATTAAGCATACAAAAAATATTACAATCAAATAATGCAGGTTTTAGAACTCAAAGTGGAACAACTTTAAAAAATCCAACGACAGGAGAAATTAAACATATACCACCGCAACATATAGATAACATAAATGAACTTATGGATAATTTACAAAACTATATAAATGATGAATTAGATGACCTTGATCCATTGATAAGAATTGCGATAATACACTATCAGTTTGAAACCATACATCCATTTTATGATGGCAATGGAAGAACTGGCAGGATAATAAATGTGTTATATCTAACAAAAATGGGACTTTTAGACCTACCAATTTTATATCTAAGTGCTTATATCATACAAAATAAAACCAAATATTATGAGCTTTTAGAAAATGTTAGTAAGAATAATGATTGGGAAGATTGGATTTTATATATTTTAGTAGGCATAAACAAAACATCCATAGCAACAATAAAGCTTATAAAAGATATAGAATCATCAATTAAAAATTTTACATCTATATTAAAAGAAGAAGCGCCAAAGATTTATAGCAAAGATTTTGTCGAGCTTTTATTTTCATTTGCTTATACTAAAATTCAATCAGTAGAAGAAAAGTTAAACATAAGTAGACAAACTGCATCAAAATATCTTAAAACTTGTGAAGAGCTAGGTCTTTTAAGATGTATAAAATTAAACAATATGAGTTATTATGTAAATTTATCTTTATTTGAAATTCTTAAAAAGGGTATAGTATGTTAA
- a CDS encoding molybdopterin molybdotransferase MoeA — MEFMSYEDSLKILKDSIVKWDRVEKVAITQALDRHIAIDIIAKDNYPKHQTSAMDGYAFKFQENIKELELLTDLPAGSNNTITIKNNECIKTFTGSLITDGADTLIPIENVKVEGKKVSIINPVKKGFAIRKIGESYKKDEILIKKGTKLGYADIALLAELGVFHVSVFVKPKVAVLATGSEIKDLGEQLENEAQIYSSNHIGIAMMVNKMGADAMICEIVKDKPELVKNSIINALKSADILITTGGVSVGDYDFVKTALKDEFDVIINGAFIKPGRHIKIAKNKEKYIFALPGFPYSAMVMCVLYVRVLLNSWFLQDEPYIKAIMDETYDKRSPFLEFTAVNLEYKNGNVYANLNGKKIGSSAIVNNLSNKAALLVVPKDTKTIQKGEIVDILLMV, encoded by the coding sequence ATGGAATTTATGAGTTATGAAGATAGTTTAAAAATTTTAAAAGATAGTATCGTTAAGTGGGATAGAGTAGAAAAAGTAGCTATCACACAAGCCTTAGACAGACACATCGCAATAGATATTATCGCAAAAGACAACTACCCAAAACATCAAACCTCAGCTATGGATGGATATGCCTTTAAATTTCAAGAAAACATCAAAGAACTTGAACTTTTGACTGATTTGCCAGCTGGAAGCAATAACACAATCACAATAAAAAACAATGAATGTATAAAAACATTTACCGGCTCACTAATAACAGATGGTGCCGACACACTAATACCGATAGAAAATGTAAAAGTAGAAGGTAAAAAAGTAAGCATAATAAATCCAGTAAAAAAAGGCTTTGCTATAAGAAAAATAGGAGAAAGCTATAAAAAAGATGAGATACTAATAAAAAAAGGAACAAAGCTAGGATATGCTGATATAGCGCTTTTAGCTGAGCTTGGAGTATTTCACGTTAGTGTATTTGTAAAGCCAAAAGTTGCTGTTTTAGCAACCGGAAGCGAGATAAAAGACTTAGGCGAACAGCTTGAAAACGAAGCACAAATTTATAGTTCTAACCACATAGGTATAGCTATGATGGTTAATAAAATGGGTGCTGATGCGATGATATGTGAAATAGTAAAAGATAAGCCAGAACTTGTAAAAAACTCTATAATAAATGCACTAAAATCAGCCGATATACTAATAACAACCGGCGGTGTTAGTGTTGGGGATTATGATTTTGTAAAGACTGCATTAAAAGATGAGTTTGATGTGATAATAAATGGTGCTTTTATAAAGCCCGGAAGACATATCAAGATAGCAAAAAACAAAGAAAAATATATATTTGCATTACCTGGTTTTCCGTATTCGGCTATGGTAATGTGTGTGCTGTATGTAAGAGTGCTTTTAAACTCTTGGTTTTTACAAGATGAGCCTTACATTAAGGCTATAATGGATGAAACTTATGACAAGAGATCTCCGTTTTTGGAGTTTACGGCTGTAAATTTAGAATACAAAAATGGCAATGTATATGCAAACCTAAATGGTAAAAAAATTGGAAGTTCAGCTATAGTAAACAACCTATCAAATAAAGCAGCTTTGCTCGTTGTTCCAAAAGATACAAAAACGATACAAAAAGGCGAAATAGTAGACATACTACTAATGGTGTAG
- a CDS encoding L-arabinose ABC transporter, whose amino-acid sequence MCCFGVRVFLLFFITIMSFVSHKFYNQIPVIGYYFIFANIVSMIIFSLFFNNKLPTFVKKGAVHYFSLIGGVIGSFLSMIYFKQISKNSFFFIECFLLTFWIVLITLTVKNLNNINLFLNGFLS is encoded by the coding sequence ATGTGTTGTTTTGGTGTTAGGGTTTTTTTGCTATTTTTTATAACTATTATGAGTTTTGTATCACATAAATTTTATAATCAAATTCCGGTAATTGGATACTATTTTATATTTGCAAATATAGTTTCTATGATTATTTTTTCACTATTTTTTAACAATAAACTTCCGACATTTGTAAAAAAAGGTGCCGTTCATTACTTTTCACTTATAGGTGGTGTTATTGGTTCGTTTTTAAGTATGATTTATTTTAAACAAATTTCAAAAAATAGTTTTTTCTTTATAGAGTGTTTTTTACTTACATTTTGGATAGTCCTTATAACCTTAACTGTAAAAAATTTAAATAATATAAATTTATTTTTGAATGGGTTTTTATCATGA
- a CDS encoding MoaD/ThiS family protein, whose product MVKVEFLGPINKPSLELDVKNLKELKEILNKDEELKVWLKECGVAINDEIVTNLDTELKNGDKVVLLAPVCGG is encoded by the coding sequence ATGGTAAAAGTTGAGTTTTTAGGACCTATAAATAAACCAAGTTTAGAGTTAGATGTAAAAAATTTAAAAGAGTTAAAAGAGATTTTAAACAAAGATGAAGAGCTAAAAGTTTGGCTAAAAGAGTGTGGTGTTGCGATAAATGATGAGATAGTAACAAACCTAGATACAGAGCTTAAAAATGGCGATAAAGTAGTACTTTTAGCTCCTGTATGTGGCGGGTGA
- a CDS encoding molybdopterin synthase catalytic subunit produces MEFYNGSLDICEIQNRWYKQSTQKNCGALITFVGIVREEDGIEALSFDIYEPILKKWLEKWEEIAKQQNASVFFAHSKGDVKVSESSYIAGVLSPQRKVALKLINDFVEDFKANAPIWKYDVIKGERIYAKQRSHPVLGAGILGD; encoded by the coding sequence ATGGAATTTTATAACGGCTCGTTAGATATATGTGAAATTCAAAATCGTTGGTATAAACAAAGCACTCAAAAAAATTGTGGTGCATTAATAACTTTTGTTGGAATAGTAAGAGAAGAGGACGGTATAGAAGCTTTAAGCTTTGATATATACGAACCAATATTAAAAAAATGGCTTGAAAAGTGGGAAGAGATAGCAAAACAACAAAATGCTAGTGTCTTTTTTGCTCACTCAAAAGGCGATGTAAAAGTAAGTGAAAGCTCATATATAGCTGGTGTGCTAAGCCCACAAAGAAAGGTTGCATTAAAGCTTATAAATGACTTTGTTGAAGACTTTAAAGCAAATGCCCCTATATGGAAATACGATGTGATAAAAGGCGAAAGAATATACGCAAAGCAAAGAAGTCATCCTGTTTTGGGTGCTGGAATTTTAGGAGATTAG
- the nspC gene encoding carboxynorspermidine decarboxylase: MKENEIKTPAYVCEESKLRKNLELLKYVKEQSGAKVLVALKGFAFSGAMGLVDSYLDGATASGLHEAKFAKKYLSGKICTYSPAFKDDDIDEILQISDHVIFNSFTQWQKFKDKALNSNVECGLRINPESSASPVDAYNPCARYSRLGITKANFKDDLLDGISGLHFHALCEESAESLEFVLADFEEKFGKYISKMKWINFGGGHHITRKDYNVELLIKLIKNFKEKYDVDVILEPGEAVGWQCGYLVASVLDIVKNEKNIAILDVSAEAHMPDTILMPYRPAIRGESKNGKFSYRFGANTCLAGDIVGLSVGEPDYNFDEEIKVGDRVIFEDQIHYTIVKNTTFNGVKLPDLVYLREDKEAVVVREFGFKEYEERN; this comes from the coding sequence ATGAAAGAAAACGAAATAAAAACTCCAGCTTATGTGTGCGAAGAGTCTAAACTACGTAAAAATTTAGAGCTTTTAAAATATGTAAAAGAACAAAGCGGGGCTAAGGTTTTGGTCGCTTTAAAAGGCTTTGCATTTAGTGGGGCTATGGGTTTGGTAGATAGTTATCTTGATGGTGCAACGGCTAGTGGATTGCACGAAGCAAAATTTGCAAAAAAATATCTAAGTGGTAAAATTTGCACTTATTCTCCAGCATTTAAAGATGATGATATAGATGAAATCTTGCAAATCTCAGACCATGTTATTTTTAATAGCTTTACTCAGTGGCAAAAATTCAAAGATAAGGCTTTAAACTCAAATGTAGAGTGCGGTCTTAGGATAAACCCGGAAAGTTCAGCATCTCCAGTTGATGCTTATAATCCTTGTGCTAGATATAGTCGTCTTGGTATAACAAAGGCAAATTTCAAAGATGATTTGCTTGACGGTATAAGCGGATTGCATTTTCACGCATTGTGCGAAGAGAGTGCTGAGAGTTTGGAGTTTGTTTTGGCTGATTTTGAAGAAAAATTTGGCAAATATATAAGTAAAATGAAATGGATAAATTTTGGCGGAGGACATCATATAACAAGAAAAGATTATAATGTAGAACTTTTGATAAAACTAATTAAAAATTTCAAAGAAAAATATGATGTTGACGTTATATTAGAACCAGGTGAAGCTGTTGGTTGGCAGTGTGGATATTTGGTGGCTAGTGTGCTTGATATAGTAAAAAATGAAAAAAACATAGCCATCTTGGATGTTTCAGCTGAAGCCCATATGCCAGATACTATTTTAATGCCTTATAGACCAGCCATAAGAGGTGAGAGTAAAAACGGTAAGTTTAGTTATCGTTTTGGTGCAAATACTTGTTTGGCTGGTGATATAGTTGGTCTTAGTGTTGGCGAGCCTGATTATAATTTTGATGAAGAGATAAAAGTAGGGGATAGGGTTATTTTTGAAGATCAAATCCATTACACAATAGTAAAAAACACAACATTTAATGGGGTAAAATTACCTGATTTGGTATATTTGCGTGAAGATAAAGAAGCTGTTGTTGTAAGGGAGTTTGGATTTAAAGAGTATGAAGAAAGAAATTAA
- a CDS encoding DNA polymerase III subunit gamma/tau, translated as MQALALKYRPKNFSELIGQEAVSKSLTYALKDQRISHAYLFSGLRGSGKTSSARIFSKALVCEQGPTATPCEECAHCKMANESRHMDIIEIDAASHRKIDDIRELIEQTKYNPASARYKIFIIDEVHMLTKEAFNALLKTLEEPPPYVKFILATTDPLKLPATILSRTQHFRFKQINKYAIQKHLEYILSNENISYEKEAIEILARSGSGSLRDTLTLLDQAIIYSNNKITQDSVVEMLGLLEPQRIEEIYNIVLSSDKNRLKELIVELESYEAEMIIDELITNLKGKFLNNDPRFSLLVYERFFRIFAQAKGMLNTTNDNNFVLSIMLFMMIEALNLQTIDEAISTQIQQPVIQAQTTQETKPENIKKEEKPKDIYAIFLAKIYDRDFDLGECLSKNTKFVSYENNVLSITSSASGSDQMLLRNSSKIIMQILKANFGEKATIKIVPTPKESIKEDIKVQEQEIKQEVKKNDNLSNLLDEELARLEVKEQAPIKIAQKSETKLSIQDEILSLNANKTKEELERNRQENLIREAKRLFGEPEISKIQ; from the coding sequence TTGCAAGCACTAGCGTTAAAATATCGTCCAAAAAATTTCAGTGAGCTTATAGGACAAGAAGCCGTAAGTAAAAGTCTAACTTATGCTTTAAAAGATCAAAGAATAAGCCACGCTTATCTGTTTTCAGGACTTAGAGGGAGTGGAAAAACTTCAAGCGCTAGGATATTTTCAAAAGCTTTGGTTTGCGAACAAGGTCCAACAGCTACACCGTGCGAAGAGTGTGCACACTGCAAAATGGCAAATGAATCAAGGCATATGGATATAATAGAAATAGACGCTGCAAGCCATAGAAAGATAGATGATATAAGAGAGCTTATAGAACAAACAAAATACAACCCCGCATCTGCAAGATATAAAATCTTTATCATAGATGAGGTTCATATGCTAACAAAAGAGGCATTTAATGCCCTGCTTAAAACACTTGAAGAACCACCACCTTATGTAAAGTTTATCCTTGCAACCACAGATCCTTTAAAACTACCGGCAACTATTTTATCAAGAACTCAACATTTTAGATTTAAACAGATAAATAAATATGCTATCCAAAAACATCTTGAATACATACTATCAAATGAAAATATAAGCTACGAAAAAGAGGCGATTGAAATTCTAGCTCGTAGTGGGTCGGGTTCTTTAAGAGATACATTGACACTACTTGATCAAGCCATAATATATAGCAATAATAAAATAACACAAGATAGTGTCGTTGAGATGCTTGGACTTCTTGAACCACAAAGGATAGAAGAGATATACAATATAGTTTTAAGCTCTGATAAAAACAGACTAAAAGAGCTTATAGTAGAGCTTGAATCATACGAAGCTGAGATGATTATAGATGAGCTTATAACAAATCTAAAAGGCAAGTTTTTAAACAACGACCCTAGATTTTCACTACTTGTCTATGAAAGATTTTTTAGAATTTTTGCACAAGCTAAGGGTATGCTAAATACAACAAACGACAATAACTTTGTATTAAGTATAATGCTTTTTATGATGATAGAAGCATTGAATTTACAAACCATAGATGAAGCCATAAGCACTCAAATACAACAACCAGTCATCCAAGCTCAAACAACCCAAGAAACAAAACCTGAAAATATCAAAAAAGAAGAAAAACCAAAAGACATCTATGCTATATTTTTGGCAAAAATTTATGATAGGGATTTTGACCTTGGCGAATGTCTATCAAAAAATACAAAATTTGTTAGCTATGAAAACAATGTCCTTAGTATAACATCAAGTGCTAGTGGAAGCGATCAAATGCTTTTAAGAAATAGCTCAAAGATAATAATGCAAATTTTAAAAGCAAATTTTGGAGAAAAAGCAACTATAAAAATAGTTCCAACACCAAAAGAGAGTATCAAAGAAGATATAAAAGTCCAAGAACAAGAGATAAAGCAAGAAGTAAAAAAAAATGACAATCTTTCAAATTTGCTAGATGAAGAGTTAGCAAGGCTAGAAGTAAAAGAACAAGCGCCTATAAAGATAGCTCAAAAATCAGAAACAAAACTAAGCATACAAGATGAAATTCTAAGCCTAAATGCAAACAAGACCAAAGAAGAGCTTGAAAGAAATAGACAAGAAAATCTCATTAGAGAAGCAAAAAGGCTATTTGGTGAGCCGGAAATTTCAAAAATACAATAA
- a CDS encoding AAC(3) family N-acetyltransferase produces the protein MNELFIHNGKKFSDKDLLECLYNLGIKRGDYICIHSSIFEFGRALIDYDKLLSNICKVFFDIVGKEGIVMMPTFTYSFCDGDIYDKEKSKSKVGILGEFFRKLKGVYRTDDPIFSFAVYGDKSYEFLKTTDSCFGKNSPYDILVKNNGKIVMFGLKEEGYSFNMYIEQYLKVRYRYFKTFTGIMIDNDGNCKDKSINYYVRDLTIDPKPDRRKRVKVLEENDILKSSKFAGSNICVIDARKNLNLFVDILKKDENYFNL, from the coding sequence ATGAACGAACTTTTTATACATAATGGTAAAAAATTCTCCGATAAAGATTTATTAGAATGTTTGTATAATCTAGGGATAAAAAGAGGGGATTATATTTGTATTCACAGTAGTATTTTTGAGTTTGGAAGAGCATTAATAGATTACGATAAATTATTGTCAAATATATGTAAAGTTTTTTTTGATATTGTTGGAAAAGAAGGAATTGTTATGATGCCCACTTTTACATATAGTTTTTGTGATGGAGATATTTATGATAAAGAAAAATCAAAAAGTAAAGTTGGTATTTTAGGCGAATTCTTTAGAAAATTAAAAGGGGTATATAGGACAGATGATCCTATATTTTCTTTTGCTGTTTATGGAGATAAATCCTACGAATTTTTAAAAACTACAGATAGCTGTTTTGGTAAAAATAGCCCTTATGATATTTTAGTTAAAAATAATGGTAAAATTGTTATGTTTGGCTTAAAAGAAGAGGGCTATTCGTTTAATATGTATATAGAACAATATTTAAAGGTAAGGTATAGATATTTTAAAACTTTTACCGGAATAATGATAGACAACGATGGAAATTGTAAAGATAAAAGTATAAATTACTATGTTAGGGATTTAACCATAGATCCTAAACCGGATAGGCGCAAAAGAGTAAAGGTTTTAGAAGAAAACGATATATTGAAAAGTTCAAAATTTGCTGGTTCTAACATATGCGTTATAGATGCTAGAAAAAATTTAAATCTTTTTGTTGATATTTTGAAAAAAGATGAAAACTATTTTAATCTATAA